In Helicobacter bilis, a genomic segment contains:
- a CDS encoding class I SAM-dependent methyltransferase, whose amino-acid sequence MKQGDFTEVAKHYHNRPAYSVMLLDKLIKCVNDTNKPLDKLRVVEVGAGTGKLTKILADDFGMNIRAVEPNDSMREEGKNYTKDSNISWCKGSGEDTGIESSSADWVIMASSFHWTDPKKSLPEFARILDDNYYHNVANNADNGGGGGKPYQNSSTQNKAAYFTAIWNPRHIAEGSIFHEIETEIKNIVPELTRVSSGTQNVKKWEEILVSTGHFKDCFFMECDYLEVMSKERYLGAWHSVNDIQAQAGQKRWQQILSMIESKIANLDEIAIPYKIRAWSVRKA is encoded by the coding sequence ATGAAACAAGGTGATTTTACAGAAGTGGCAAAGCACTATCACAATCGTCCCGCATATAGCGTGATGCTTTTAGACAAGCTTATAAAATGTGTAAATGACACTAATAAGCCTTTAGATAAGCTAAGAGTAGTAGAAGTTGGTGCTGGCACGGGCAAACTTACAAAGATTCTAGCTGATGACTTTGGCATGAATATAAGAGCGGTTGAGCCAAATGACTCTATGAGAGAAGAAGGAAAAAACTATACAAAAGATTCTAATATCTCATGGTGTAAGGGTAGTGGTGAAGACACTGGTATAGAATCTAGTAGTGCTGATTGGGTGATTATGGCGAGTTCATTTCACTGGACTGATCCTAAAAAATCCCTGCCAGAGTTTGCTAGAATCTTAGATGATAATTATTACCATAATGTGGCTAATAACGCTGACAATGGGGGGGGGGGGGGCAAACCTTATCAAAATTCCTCTACACAAAACAAGGCAGCCTATTTTACAGCAATATGGAATCCGCGTCATATAGCAGAAGGCTCGATATTCCATGAGATTGAAACAGAAATTAAGAATATTGTTCCAGAGCTTACTCGTGTGAGTAGTGGGACACAAAATGTGAAAAAATGGGAAGAAATCCTTGTTTCAACAGGGCATTTCAAGGACTGCTTTTTTATGGAATGCGACTACCTAGAAGTAATGAGTAAAGAAAGGTATTTGGGTGCGTGGCATTCTGTAAATGATATTCAGGCACAAGCAGGACAAAAAAGATGGCAACAAATTCTTAGCATGATTGAATCTAAGATTGCAAATCTAGATGAGATTGCAATACCTTATAAGATTCGTGCGTGGAGTGTGCGTAAGGCATAA
- a CDS encoding DUF2972 domain-containing protein: MGLRESKRIRFIKENGIATFLWHTTCNSCVVGYLLQIYPKLVLSKSQYKTFKLAYKHFEENYRNIIVISPLFFMKNLKKHIAWLESDTFKNQYGSIENLENISKNTIGATMMSPQKDSRIDEFTPPPPICINGYSPQTSNHLSPTPNINSIQHNIDMGTVINPYPPLLNPKTIDYKHIGAEMAWELNLPLPSNYKFVWVCNGGSGSEAFMSFLEHCGVNLEPFWYHAKEKYMLDFNMLVSKPNQYNILCIHNRYIEHTKYIHLTQKRDFIYIAGDVISRLKSGLNHLDNDTMADIITHAMRNPTPNTPKEKMFPDLRYYYKDSQGLPNTKCLNTHMLHSYTGFYDFFSYVKPYIKNLYILSTNDLNAENAFKTFQRLYEIFCLPKAPTDEKLFTQRANMFRGGLYVLPISLRIQLIDVLATIEIMPYRFSLNLPFKESKINISQEIFAKEVVIDSMEIVFMINKDEFAKLMEDYESYEKVRLYIAEYIDMLEVSVERNKSQLVSETDILLYLQKTGPHREQLQELMKMEAEYFKTYCRDIFSSWKYYQEFEEICIKEQ; the protein is encoded by the coding sequence ATGGGTTTAAGAGAATCTAAAAGAATAAGGTTTATAAAAGAGAATGGCATAGCTACTTTTTTATGGCACACAACATGCAATAGCTGTGTTGTTGGTTATCTATTGCAAATCTATCCAAAACTTGTTTTAAGCAAATCTCAATATAAAACTTTCAAATTGGCATACAAGCATTTTGAAGAAAATTATAGAAATATAATTGTTATTAGTCCATTATTTTTTATGAAAAATCTTAAAAAGCATATCGCATGGTTAGAATCTGATACATTTAAAAATCAATATGGTAGTATTGAAAATTTAGAGAATATTAGCAAAAATACAATAGGTGCGACTATGATGTCTCCACAGAAAGATTCTAGGATAGACGAATTTACCCCCCCCCCCCCCATTTGTATTAACGGGTATTCACCGCAAACTAGCAATCATTTGAGTCCAACTCCAAACATAAATTCAATTCAACATAACATAGATATGGGTACTGTAATAAACCCGTATCCACCGCTACTTAACCCAAAAACAATAGACTATAAACATATCGGAGCGGAGATGGCGTGGGAACTAAACTTGCCATTGCCTAGCAACTATAAATTTGTATGGGTTTGCAATGGTGGGAGTGGCAGTGAAGCATTTATGTCATTTTTAGAACATTGTGGGGTGAATTTAGAGCCATTCTGGTATCACGCAAAAGAAAAATACATGCTTGATTTTAATATGCTGGTCTCAAAACCAAACCAATATAATATCCTGTGTATTCACAACAGATATATCGAACATACAAAATACATTCATTTAACACAAAAGCGAGACTTTATATATATCGCAGGTGATGTGATAAGTAGGCTAAAATCAGGGTTAAATCATTTAGATAACGATACAATGGCAGATATAATCACGCATGCAATGAGAAATCCAACACCAAACACACCAAAAGAGAAAATGTTTCCAGACTTAAGATATTACTACAAAGATTCTCAGGGTTTGCCAAACACAAAGTGCTTAAACACACATATGCTTCATTCATACACTGGATTCTATGACTTTTTCTCTTATGTAAAGCCATATATTAAGAATCTATACATTCTAAGCACCAATGATTTGAATGCAGAAAATGCTTTTAAGACATTTCAAAGATTATATGAAATTTTTTGCTTACCCAAAGCACCAACAGATGAAAAACTCTTTACTCAAAGAGCAAATATGTTTCGTGGTGGGTTATATGTTTTACCAATTTCTCTAAGGATACAACTTATAGATGTTCTGGCCACAATAGAGATTATGCCGTATCGATTCTCGTTAAATCTACCTTTTAAGGAGTCTAAAATCAATATTTCTCAAGAGATATTTGCCAAGGAAGTCGTTATAGATTCTATGGAGATAGTATTTATGATAAATAAAGATGAATTTGCAAAATTAATGGAAGATTATGAATCTTACGAAAAAGTAAGGCTTTATATTGCAGAATACATAGATATGCTAGAGGTAAGTGTGGAGCGTAATAAAAGTCAGCTTGTGAGTGAAACCGACATTCTATTATACCTGCAAAAAACAGGCCCCCATAGAGAACAACTGCAAGAATTAATGAAAATGGAAGCAGAATATTTTAAGACTTATTGTAGAGACATTTTTTCTTCATGGAAATATTACCAGGAGTTTGAGGAGATATGCATAAAAGAGCAGTAA
- the gltX gene encoding glutamate--tRNA ligase — protein sequence MLRFAPSPTGDMHIGNLRAAIFNYIMAKKLKQPFIIRIEDTDLERNIKGKDKEILALLQTFGLEFSSVIYQSDNFALHRDLALKLIKEGKAFYCYCSKEFLEDKREEAKAQKIAFRYKDEWAELEKGAKSTSPIIRLRANEAVSFIDSIKGEISFNANEIDSFVIMRNGIPTYNFACSIDDKEMSYIIRGEDHISNTPKQILIKRALGFSENVKYAHLPIILNEEHKKMSKRDKASSVEWLLSQGLEARAIANYLILLGNTKLENKLGELFSLESCIEHFCLENVASNPAQFDYKKMAQISRDIMREREISSFYPLFSNLDSMRLNSPQSFDDLITLYLNEVGTQIALKEHIDSIFLAIDKKRENLVEFHNEFDSILKVIRENLDKIQGYDYNEFKDFIATQSGYKGKSLFKPLRMILSGQEHGIELDKLYHVLKPFIRDIVRK from the coding sequence ATGCTTCGTTTCGCCCCATCGCCAACAGGCGATATGCATATTGGTAATTTACGCGCTGCTATTTTTAACTATATCATGGCAAAAAAGCTAAAACAACCCTTTATTATTAGGATTGAAGACACAGATTTAGAAAGAAATATAAAGGGAAAAGACAAAGAGATTTTAGCACTTTTGCAAACTTTTGGATTAGAATTTTCATCTGTGATTTATCAAAGTGATAATTTTGCATTGCATAGAGATTTAGCATTAAAGTTAATAAAAGAAGGGAAGGCGTTTTATTGCTATTGCTCTAAAGAGTTTTTAGAAGATAAAAGAGAAGAGGCAAAGGCACAAAAGATTGCATTTAGATACAAAGATGAATGGGCAGAGCTTGAAAAAGGGGCAAAAAGCACAAGCCCGATTATACGACTAAGGGCAAATGAGGCGGTTAGCTTCATAGATTCTATAAAGGGCGAGATTTCTTTTAATGCCAATGAAATTGATAGCTTTGTGATTATGAGAAATGGCATTCCTACCTACAACTTTGCGTGTAGCATTGATGATAAAGAGATGAGCTACATTATAAGGGGGGAAGATCATATCAGCAATACGCCAAAGCAAATACTCATTAAAAGAGCATTAGGGTTTAGCGAAAATGTAAAATACGCACATTTACCTATCATTCTTAATGAAGAGCATAAAAAAATGTCAAAAAGAGATAAAGCTTCAAGTGTAGAATGGCTTCTATCTCAAGGGCTAGAGGCAAGGGCTATTGCAAACTATCTCATTTTACTAGGGAATACAAAGCTAGAGAATAAACTTGGCGAATTGTTTAGTTTAGAATCTTGTATAGAGCATTTCTGTCTTGAGAATGTTGCGAGTAACCCGGCGCAATTTGATTATAAAAAAATGGCACAAATTAGCAGAGATATTATGCGAGAAAGAGAGATTTCTAGCTTTTATCCGCTTTTTTCAAATTTAGATTCTATGCGCCTAAATTCTCCACAAAGTTTTGATGACTTAATTACCCTTTATCTCAATGAAGTAGGCACACAAATAGCATTAAAAGAACATATAGATTCTATATTTTTAGCAATAGATAAAAAGCGGGAGAATCTAGTGGAGTTTCATAATGAATTTGATAGCATTCTTAAGGTAATAAGAGAGAATCTAGATAAGATTCAGGGCTATGATTATAATGAGTTTAAAGACTTTATTGCAACTCAAAGCGGATATAAAGGAAAATCTCTTTTTAAACCTTTGAGAATGATTCTAAGCGGACAGGAACACGGCATAGAGCTTGATAAACTCTATCATGTTTTAAAGCCATTTATACGCGATATTGTAAGGAAATAA
- a CDS encoding DUF2972 domain-containing protein: MLSFLEKKVEKRLKRSSNKFQLLLEIYPKKFLNKSQYKTFKLAYKHFEENYRNIIVISPLFFMKNLKKHIEWLESETFKSQYGSIENLENLRKNTIGATMMSPQKDSGIDEFTPPPPHCIAEYHPCLSDPNLQITTLYNTHTQKNINTDGDNAMSVLPQRIQLYPPLLQPDTIDYSTIDYNLALELRLPPKTPYKFVFIRYGLSGGAAMSDFLTHSSVSEMEYKKIFKHYCKQQDICLYINHLWQREEKDLRRVLYALKNNDWFLILVRDPISRIKTAINHGWFKHGRNYDHIIEFDINDDFYKVVDSMGFFNTEGKLVSNHAFIHNDSLKHIIGLCSFAYYSNIAVLPKNANITYLDMQEIMPEKAFDTMTKLAKKFDFSLPKEQNREDYVDIRFGNFFYILPLTFAMETQNSKKVKVHISVQHNIKSDSVMINHILFDTPHPLLDQVAFSMSEDDLKALQDDKETLDKVKAYMLRFLDELKKRTDYIQRNKKHENDVLEIFRGDRDLRRKFKAMLDRELIHIKAHRPDIVASWKYYQEFERMCVEEGDM; encoded by the coding sequence ATGCTGTCTTTTCTAGAGAAAAAAGTTGAAAAAAGACTAAAACGCTCTAGCAATAAGTTTCAGTTATTGTTGGAGATTTACCCTAAGAAATTTTTAAACAAATCTCAATATAAAACTTTCAAATTGGCATACAAGCATTTTGAAGAAAATTATAGAAATATAATTGTTATTAGTCCATTATTTTTTATGAAAAATCTTAAAAAGCATATCGAATGGCTAGAGTCTGAAACATTTAAAAGTCAATATGGTAGCATTGAGAATTTAGAAAATCTTAGAAAAAATACAATAGGTGCGACTATGATGTCTCCACAGAAAGATTCTGGAATAGACGAATTTACCCCCCCCCCCCCCCATTGTATTGCTGAATATCACCCTTGTTTGTCGGATCCTAATCTACAGATTACTACCCTATACAATACCCACACACAAAAGAATATCAACACAGATGGTGATAATGCCATGAGTGTATTGCCACAACGCATACAATTATATCCACCGTTATTGCAACCAGACACCATAGACTACTCTACAATAGACTACAATCTTGCATTAGAATTGCGTTTGCCACCCAAAACACCATACAAATTTGTTTTTATTCGCTATGGTTTATCAGGTGGGGCTGCTATGTCGGACTTTTTGACGCATAGCAGTGTGAGCGAAATGGAATATAAAAAAATTTTTAAACATTATTGCAAACAACAAGATATCTGCCTATATATTAATCATCTATGGCAGAGAGAAGAAAAAGATTTACGACGAGTACTTTATGCTTTAAAAAATAATGATTGGTTTCTTATTCTCGTGCGAGACCCCATATCAAGGATAAAAACTGCAATAAATCATGGTTGGTTTAAGCATGGAAGAAATTATGACCACATTATTGAATTTGATATAAATGATGATTTTTACAAGGTTGTGGATAGCATGGGCTTTTTTAATACAGAGGGAAAACTTGTTAGCAATCACGCCTTTATACACAACGATTCTTTAAAGCATATTATAGGATTGTGCTCTTTTGCATATTACTCAAATATTGCAGTATTGCCAAAAAATGCAAATATAACCTACCTTGACATGCAAGAAATTATGCCAGAAAAGGCATTTGACACTATGACAAAACTCGCCAAAAAGTTTGATTTTTCATTACCCAAAGAGCAAAATAGGGAAGATTATGTAGATATTCGATTTGGTAATTTCTTCTACATACTACCACTTACTTTCGCAATGGAGACACAAAACAGCAAGAAAGTCAAAGTCCACATCAGTGTCCAGCATAATATAAAATCAGATTCAGTCATGATAAATCACATTCTCTTTGACACACCCCACCCATTACTAGACCAAGTTGCTTTTAGCATGAGTGAAGATGATTTAAAAGCCTTGCAAGATGACAAAGAAACATTGGATAAAGTTAAAGCCTATATGCTTAGATTCCTAGATGAACTTAAAAAGCGAACTGACTATATACAACGGAATAAAAAACATGAAAATGATGTGTTGGAAATCTTTAGAGGTGATAGGGATTTACGGAGGAAATTTAAAGCTATGTTAGATAGAGAACTTATCCATATAAAAGCACATAGACCAGATATTGTCGCCTCGTGGAAATACTACCAAGAGTTTGAGAGAATGTGCGTAGAGGAGGGAGATATGTGA
- a CDS encoding YggT family protein has translation MGLVLNAIGNILSWVITLYCWVIFISAILHLARADPYSQLMDILNRLTYPAYSFVKRFVKTEFNGLELAPLIIILVLQFINLTLVRFLLAFH, from the coding sequence ATGGGTTTAGTATTAAATGCGATTGGAAATATACTTTCATGGGTGATTACACTATACTGCTGGGTGATTTTTATCAGTGCGATATTACACCTTGCGCGTGCTGATCCGTATAGCCAACTCATGGATATTTTAAATAGACTGACATATCCAGCATATTCATTTGTAAAGCGATTTGTAAAAACGGAATTTAATGGTTTAGAACTTGCACCTTTAATAATCATTCTTGTATTGCAGTTTATTAACCTAACGCTTGTTAGATTCTTACTTGCTTTTCATTAA
- a CDS encoding lytic transglycosylase domain-containing protein produces the protein MRYFSLLFFIFSTSYADSIIDFGKQETKTYKPYEANKTDYNKVNHTIESSVQTPTKVAQVATANTTHKTQAIAHSNTPTHKGNHLKGQEFFNYYIKGKPKGIVRDFYIWQYLNENKLNAAQINEAYQLLNAKNPYLRKTLKSLGKTEKMPRDITCQNMQIQAALKEDNACLAISVRNRMAAFKTLGAKERDAVISRLAKTNPDTTRAIKILATQDRTSSLFNDNAIVFSMVYHALSADEKSKIKSKDPNKDLNRLSAYNTQGFYYILNSIALDSNVSNLKKMLLESDITQAPHNTLFLLGINELRFGSKDKAMNYFKRAKQKSNIAFFIDRAVFWQYLVSKDKKYLEELLQSKHVNIFSIYAAQKLNKEPKYTIITKLPSLAFDNPPFDIKDPYVWQNITNTMLHTSDPIKLAKVIPYFSYKDTMPQLAYLMQKIDKHATNYYITPYEGLVKWNSKEEQSLVFSIARQESYFIPTLISRSFALGIMQIMPANVKPFAKEMGRTDIEYNDLFDPKTSLEMGRHFIKQLQREYKHPLFVAYAYNGGPGFLRRTLKKNELFLKNREYEPWLSMELIPLEETRYYGMRVLANFIIYEKLFGKELNLEKILSETLLYENPSITR, from the coding sequence ATGCGATATTTCTCTTTACTTTTTTTTATATTTTCTACAAGTTATGCAGATAGCATTATAGACTTTGGCAAACAGGAAACAAAGACATATAAACCATATGAAGCAAATAAAACAGATTATAATAAAGTAAATCACACAATAGAATCTAGCGTGCAAACACCTACTAAAGTCGCACAAGTAGCAACTGCAAATACGACACATAAAACACAGGCAATAGCCCATTCAAACACACCAACACACAAGGGCAATCATCTCAAAGGGCAAGAGTTTTTTAACTATTATATTAAAGGCAAACCAAAGGGCATTGTGCGAGATTTCTACATTTGGCAATATCTCAATGAAAACAAACTCAATGCAGCACAGATTAATGAAGCCTATCAGCTACTAAACGCAAAGAATCCATACTTGCGTAAAACACTAAAAAGTCTTGGTAAAACAGAGAAAATGCCACGAGATATTACATGTCAAAATATGCAGATACAAGCCGCATTAAAAGAAGATAACGCATGTCTTGCAATCTCTGTGCGTAATAGAATGGCAGCCTTTAAGACTTTGGGGGCTAAAGAGAGAGACGCGGTTATCAGCCGTCTTGCAAAAACAAACCCAGATACTACAAGGGCGATTAAGATTCTAGCCACACAAGATCGCACAAGCAGTCTTTTTAATGACAATGCAATCGTGTTTAGCATGGTATATCATGCGTTGAGTGCTGATGAAAAATCTAAGATAAAAAGTAAAGACCCAAACAAAGATTTAAATAGATTAAGTGCCTATAATACACAAGGATTCTATTATATTTTAAATTCTATTGCCCTAGATTCTAATGTTAGTAATCTCAAAAAAATGCTTTTAGAGAGTGATATAACACAAGCCCCACATAATACGCTTTTTTTACTTGGTATTAATGAATTGCGATTTGGTTCAAAAGATAAGGCAATGAACTACTTTAAAAGAGCAAAGCAGAAATCCAATATCGCATTTTTCATTGATAGAGCAGTATTTTGGCAATATCTTGTGAGTAAAGATAAAAAGTATTTAGAAGAGTTATTGCAAAGCAAACATGTAAATATCTTTAGCATTTATGCCGCACAAAAGCTAAATAAAGAACCAAAATATACTATTATTACAAAACTTCCTTCCCTTGCGTTTGATAATCCGCCATTTGATATTAAAGATCCTTATGTATGGCAGAATATCACAAACACCATGCTACACACAAGCGATCCCATAAAACTTGCAAAAGTGATCCCATATTTTTCATACAAAGATACTATGCCACAACTTGCCTATCTCATGCAAAAGATTGACAAACATGCGACAAATTACTACATTACGCCTTATGAGGGCTTAGTTAAATGGAACTCAAAAGAAGAACAAAGCTTGGTATTTTCAATCGCAAGGCAAGAAAGCTACTTTATCCCAACGCTTATTTCACGATCTTTTGCACTAGGCATTATGCAGATTATGCCAGCTAATGTCAAGCCATTTGCAAAGGAAATGGGACGAACCGATATAGAATATAATGATCTCTTTGACCCAAAGACTTCACTAGAGATGGGCAGACATTTTATAAAGCAATTGCAAAGAGAGTATAAACACCCGCTTTTTGTTGCCTATGCGTATAATGGCGGACCGGGATTTTTACGCAGGACTTTAAAGAAAAATGAGCTATTTTTAAAGAATAGAGAATATGAGCCATGGCTTAGCATGGAGCTTATCCCACTAGAAGAGACAAGGTATTATGGTATGAGAGTATTAGCGAATTTTATTATCTATGAAAAACTTTTTGGCAAGGAATTAAATCTTGAAAAAATATTATCTGAAACCTTGCTTTATGAAAATCCAAGTATTACGAGATAA